In one Juglans regia cultivar Chandler chromosome 11, Walnut 2.0, whole genome shotgun sequence genomic region, the following are encoded:
- the LOC118349898 gene encoding uncharacterized protein LOC118349898, translated as MHSGNMASAVLSTSSISSQLSAIETLTGNNYVRWKRDVEIALGLLGLDFVLEDQPSKPTDKSTAEYVAEYQEWDRANRLCLKIIKRSISDSIMGAIPDSDNAKQFLGAIGQKFVESDKAETGDLMDRLMSMKYDVFLASLIS; from the exons TTTTGAGTACCTCCTCTATTTCAAGTCAATTATCTGCTATTGAAACTTTGACTGGGAATAATTATGTGAGATGGAAACGAGACGTAGAAATTGCTCTTGGtcttttgggattggattttgtCCTAGAAGACCAACCTTCAAAACCTACTGATAAGAGCACTGCCGAATATGTGGCTGAATATCAAGAGTGGGATAGGGCAAACAGACTTTGTCTAAAGATTATCAAGCGTTCTATATCAGATTCCATTATGGGAGCTATTCCAGACAGTGATAATGCTAAGCAATTTTTGGGTGCCATAGGACAAAAGTTTGTTGAATCCGATAAAGCTGAAACTGGAGACCTGATGGATAGACTGAtgagtatgaaatatgatg TCTTCCTAGCCAGTTTAATCAGCTAA